The genomic DNA TCTCGCGCATTCGGTGGGCAACGGTGATCTCACACAGTCAGGAGCACATAGTGATGAACAGGATGCGCATGGGCCGGCGTTCCGCGCGGGCCATGGCGGTCGGTGCGGTAGCCGCACTGGGGCTGGCGGCCACGGCCACCGGCACGGCGGCCGCCGCACAGCCGACACAGCAACAGGTACCGACGTACACCTGCGGCGGAGGCTTGACGGCGGGCTATCTCGTCACCGGCTTCGACTGCACCGCGTCGGCCGGCGCGCCGAGGATCGGCCTGGTCGACGGCCCCTTCGTGATCACCATTCCGGCCGGCAGCTTCACCTGTAAATCCGGGGTGGCCGCCGTGCCGGTGACGGTAATCGGGCTCGGCTGCGAGTGAGGCTGCCCCGGGTCCGCCTGCCCGAGGCACCGGCGGGGAGTCACGGTGCCCGGTTCGGCAGTAGGTGACGCTGCCGAGATTGCTGACCCGGTGCATAGGCGGGGGCGGTCGCGCATCGCGGCCGCCCCCGCCGAACAAGTTGTCCGGGCCGGTGTGCGAAGCAGGATCTTCGCAACTCAGCAGCCAACTAACGGTAGTTGACGAACTGGACGGCGAAGTCGAGGTCCTTGCCCTTGATGAGGTTGATGACGTCTTGGAGCGAGTCCCGGCTCTTGGAGGTCACCCGCAGCTCGTCCCCCTGCACCTGGGCCTTGACCCCCTTGGGCCCCTCGTCGCGGACGATCTTCGCGAGCTTCTTCGCGTCGTCCTGGGAGATGCCCTCCTTGACGGTGGAGTACAGCTTGTACTCCTTCCCGGACGCCTGCGGCTCCCCCGACTCCAGTGCCTTCAGCGAGATCCCCCGCTTGACCAGCTTGGACTGGAAGATGTCCAGCACGGCCTTGGCCCGCTCCTCGGCGTTGGCCCGGATCTCGATCCGCTCCCCGGACCAGGCGATGGCGGCGCCGACGCCCTTGAAGTCGTAGCGCTGCGAGATCTCCTTGGCCGCCTGGTTGAGAGCGTTGTCGACCTCCTGCCGATCGACCTTCGAGACGATGTCGAAACTGGAGTCGGCCATCTTCGGTGCGCTCCTCGTGCACTGGTTCCCTGGTACCGCACCCCGGTCCCCGGGGCCGTAGCCCAGCCTAGCCACCCCACCCGACCCACGAGCCCCACAACCGAGTGGCGAACCACCCCCGGCCATCGGGTATGGTTTACGACGTTGCCAGGCGGCCCCAGCGGCCGGACCAGGCGACATCCCCAGGCGGTGTGCCCGAGTGGCCAAAGGGAGCAGACTGTAAATCTGCCGGCTCAGCCTTCCCAGGTTCGAATCCTGGCGCCGCCACACATGGAGAAGGGCCCGTGACCAGCATGCCTGCTGGGCGGGCCCTTTCGCGTTCCCGGTCTCCGCGCTAAGTGCCGCGTTGCGGCCAGCCGTTGTGGGGTAGTGCTCGATTGGCTCCCGTGGGCGTGCGGGGGGTGGTCGGTTTGTTTAGGTTCTGGGCTGTATGGGTCTTGCTCAAGGTACGGAGCGGAGGAGCCTTTATGGCCGGTTGGACGGATGACGAGCTTGAGCGGATCGGGACCGCCGAGGAGTTGAATCTGCAGTCGTTGCGGGGCGACGGCAGTCTGCGGGATCCCGTGACCATGTGGGTCGTACGGGACGGGGACGACGTCTACGTGCGGTCCGTGAAGGGGGCGCAGGGGCCGTGGTTCCGGGGGACCCGGGCGCGGCTTGAGGGGCGGATCCGGGCGGGGGGTGTCGACAAGGAGGTCGCCTTCGTGGACGTGGGGGACGCGGGTGAGACCACGCCGCGGGTGGATGCCGCGTACCGGGCGAAGTACGGGCGCTATCCCGCCGACATCTTCGGCACCGTCGTGACGCCCCAGGCGCAGGCCGCCACCATCCGGCTCGTACCGCGCTGATCCAGGCCCCGGCCCCGGGCCGGGCCAGGCGCCGCCGGGCGTTTCGTCGGGCGGCTCATGGCCGCGCTGCCCGCCGGGAGTCTCCTCGTGCCGGGCGGCGACACCGAGATGCTCGGGCCCGCCGCGATGCGGGAGATGATCGGGGAGAATCCCCGGATCAACCGCACTCCCGACCGGCTCGCGCGGTTCTTCGACGGGCTGGAGATGCCGGAGTCCGGGCCGGTGTCCGTGTCGCTGTGGCGTCCCGACGCCGGCGTCGGTGCCCCCGCCGCCTTCGACGGTTTCGGTGCGGTGGCCCGTAAGCCCTCGCTATAGGCTGCCCGCACACCCGTTCTCGTGGAGGGAGCCGCCGCCGTGACCGACACCACCGAGCCGCCCCCCTCCGGGTTCAGCGCAGCCGGTCGCCGGCCGTGACCGGCCGCGTCGAGCTGACCTTTCTGTCGCGCGTCGCCTTCCGCGGGCGGGAGATCACCGCGCCGCGCGTACGCGGCCTGCTCGCCCTGCTCGCCGGGGAGCTGCGGGGCGGGTGCAGCGTGGGGCGGCTGGTGGACGGGCTGTGGGGCGAGGAGCTGCCGGCGGATCCGGCGAACGCGCTGCGCATCCTGGTATCCCGCGCCCGCGCCCAGGTCGGGGCGGACGTCGTCGTCAGCACGCCGGCCGGGTACCGGCTGGCGCTGGCGGCGGAGCAGGTCGACACCGCGGCCGTCGAGCGGTGCGCCGAGGACGCGGCGCGCGCCGTACGGGCCGGGGACCACGCCGCGGCGCTCGCCGCCGCCGCCGAGGGGCTCGGGTACTGGGACGCGCCGCCGGCGGCGGAGGCGGTGCCGGGCGATCCGGTGGCGGAGTTGCAGGCCGAGCGGGCGCCGCTGTACGGCGACCTCGTACGGGCCAGGGCCCTCGCCCTCGCGCGGACCGGCCGGCGCGCGGAGGCCGCCGCGCCGCTGGCCCGGCTCCACGGCGACGCGCCCCGCGACGAGGAGGTGCTCGCGGAGCTGCTCCGCGCCGAGGCCGCGTCGGCCGGGCCCGCGGCGGCGCTCGCCCGCTACGACACGTACCGGCGCCGGCTCCGCGACGACCTCGGCACCGATCCGGGCGCCGCGCTCAGGGCCGTCCACCAGGAGCTGCTACGGGCCGAGGCCCCCGTCGTCCGGCACGGCGTGCCGCACGACCCCAACCCGCTGCTCGGCCGGGACGGCGACCTCGACGCGGTCGGCGCCCTGCTGCACTCCTCCCGGCT from Streptomyces sp. CMB-StM0423 includes the following:
- a CDS encoding DUF2255 family protein, whose amino-acid sequence is MAGWTDDELERIGTAEELNLQSLRGDGSLRDPVTMWVVRDGDDVYVRSVKGAQGPWFRGTRARLEGRIRAGGVDKEVAFVDVGDAGETTPRVDAAYRAKYGRYPADIFGTVVTPQAQAATIRLVPR
- a CDS encoding YajQ family cyclic di-GMP-binding protein — its product is MADSSFDIVSKVDRQEVDNALNQAAKEISQRYDFKGVGAAIAWSGERIEIRANAEERAKAVLDIFQSKLVKRGISLKALESGEPQASGKEYKLYSTVKEGISQDDAKKLAKIVRDEGPKGVKAQVQGDELRVTSKSRDSLQDVINLIKGKDLDFAVQFVNYR